In Helianthus annuus cultivar XRQ/B chromosome 8, HanXRQr2.0-SUNRISE, whole genome shotgun sequence, a single genomic region encodes these proteins:
- the LOC110870303 gene encoding heterogeneous nuclear ribonucleoprotein U-like protein 1 — MGGPSNAAPDIKPPPASYAPSQPPMGFDNPIPTYPGSSGYNHFENPSGYPADYGTQDPYLTAAQYHHLYYSSYPPVHPTGYPVQGYQYPPYQQPPPPLQQQQTQEILERLDKVEHKARKAKEKYGSFMKGLADLIKGKKK, encoded by the coding sequence ATGGGTGGGCCCTCGAACGCGGCGCCGGACATTAAACCTCCGCCAGCTTCATATGCACCATCACAGCCGCctatgggttttgataacccaatcccgaCGTACCCAGGTTCTTCCGGGTACAATCATTTCGAGAACCCATCGGGGTACCCAGCGGACTATGGAACTCAAGACCCGTACCTTACAGCTGCGCAGTATCATCACCTTTACTATTCTTCTTACCCTCCGGTTCATCCAACTGGATACCCGGTGCAGGGTTATCAGTACCCGCCGTACCAGCAACCTCCTCCACCACTACAGCAGCAACAAACTCAGGAAATCCTAGAGAGGTTAGATAAGGTTGAGCACAAAGCTAGAAAGGCCAAGGAAAAGTATGGTAGCTTCATGAAGGGCCTTGCAGACCTTATCAAAGGGAAGAAGAAGTAG